One part of the uncultured Celeribacter sp. genome encodes these proteins:
- the soxZ gene encoding thiosulfate oxidation carrier complex protein SoxZ, with amino-acid sequence MASGVKPRVKVPKSAAAGETITIKTLISHKMESGQRKDSDGNVIPRSIINRFTCEFNGQSVIDVTLEPAISTNPYFEFDAVVPEAGDFKFTWYDDDGSVYEETKAIALA; translated from the coding sequence ATGGCATCTGGTGTCAAACCCCGTGTGAAAGTTCCCAAATCCGCTGCGGCGGGGGAAACCATCACCATCAAAACCCTGATCTCCCACAAAATGGAGTCGGGGCAGCGCAAAGACAGCGACGGCAACGTCATTCCGCGGTCGATCATCAACCGTTTCACCTGCGAATTTAACGGTCAGTCGGTGATCGATGTGACCTTGGAGCCGGCGATTTCGACCAACCCGTATTTCGAATTCGATGCGGTTGTGCCGGAGGCCGGTGACTTCAAGTTCACCTGGTACGACGACGATGGCTCTGTCTATGAGGAAACCAAAGCCATCGCGCTTGCGTGA
- the soxB gene encoding thiosulfohydrolase SoxB: MISRRDFLQVSMAASAMVGASGFGNWARLAAQQALTQDQLLEFDTFGNVSLIHVTDIHAQLKPIYFREPSINIGVGENRGEVPHVTGADFRKLYGIEDGSPSHYALSSGDFSALGKAYGKVGGLDRVATVINAIRAARPDALLLDGGDTWHGSYTCYHTQGQDMVNVMNALKPDAMTFHWEFTLGSERVREVVADLPFAALGANIFDAEWDEPAEDFAPYKFFERGGVKIAVIGQAFPYMPIANPGWMFPEYSFGIRTERMQEVVDEARGQGAELVVLLSHNGFDVDKKMASLVTGIDVVLSGHTHDALPEPVLVGETIIIASGSNGKFVSRVDLDVRDGRMMGFRHKLIPVFSDVIEPDKEVSALIDEQRAPYEEAMGEVIGETDSLLYRRGNFNGTWDDLICDALLSERDAEIAMSPGVRWGPSLLPGDKITREDIWNATSMTYGKAYRSEMTGDFIHTIMEDVADNIFNPDPYYQQGGDMVRMGGLGYRIDVTKPQGERISDLTLLKTGETLDPAKSYVVAGWASVNEDTEGPQIWDVVESHIRAQGTVRLSPNTSVEVVGA; this comes from the coding sequence ATGATTTCACGTCGTGACTTTCTTCAGGTTTCCATGGCGGCCTCTGCCATGGTCGGGGCCTCCGGCTTTGGCAATTGGGCGCGTCTGGCGGCCCAGCAGGCGCTGACACAAGACCAGTTGTTGGAGTTCGACACCTTCGGAAATGTCTCGCTCATCCATGTCACCGACATTCATGCCCAGTTGAAGCCGATCTATTTCCGTGAACCTTCGATCAATATCGGAGTGGGGGAGAATCGCGGAGAGGTGCCTCATGTCACCGGCGCGGATTTCCGCAAACTCTATGGCATCGAAGATGGCTCGCCCTCGCATTACGCTTTGTCTTCTGGCGATTTTTCGGCGCTGGGTAAGGCCTACGGCAAGGTCGGTGGGCTTGACCGTGTGGCCACCGTGATCAATGCGATCCGCGCCGCACGTCCCGATGCGCTGTTGCTGGATGGCGGGGATACATGGCACGGGTCCTACACCTGCTATCACACGCAGGGGCAGGATATGGTGAACGTTATGAATGCGCTCAAGCCGGATGCGATGACCTTCCACTGGGAGTTCACGCTGGGGTCCGAGCGGGTGCGTGAAGTGGTCGCCGATCTGCCCTTTGCGGCGCTGGGCGCCAATATCTTTGACGCGGAATGGGATGAACCCGCCGAAGATTTCGCCCCCTATAAGTTCTTTGAACGCGGTGGCGTGAAAATCGCCGTGATCGGTCAGGCCTTCCCTTATATGCCGATTGCCAATCCGGGCTGGATGTTCCCGGAATACTCTTTCGGCATCCGAACCGAGCGTATGCAGGAGGTCGTGGACGAAGCTCGCGGGCAGGGCGCAGAGCTGGTCGTCCTGCTATCCCACAACGGCTTTGACGTGGACAAGAAAATGGCCAGCCTCGTCACAGGCATCGATGTCGTGCTATCCGGCCACACCCATGATGCACTGCCGGAACCGGTTCTGGTCGGTGAGACCATCATCATCGCGTCAGGTTCCAACGGCAAATTCGTGTCGCGCGTCGATCTGGATGTGCGCGACGGGCGGATGATGGGCTTCCGGCACAAGCTGATCCCGGTGTTTTCCGATGTGATCGAACCCGACAAAGAGGTCTCCGCGCTGATCGATGAGCAACGCGCCCCGTATGAGGAGGCCATGGGCGAGGTGATCGGCGAGACCGACAGCCTGCTCTACCGTCGGGGCAACTTCAACGGCACATGGGACGATCTGATCTGCGACGCGCTGCTGAGCGAACGCGATGCAGAGATTGCCATGAGCCCCGGCGTGCGCTGGGGGCCGAGCCTTCTGCCCGGCGACAAGATCACCCGCGAAGACATCTGGAACGCCACCTCGATGACCTATGGCAAGGCCTATCGCAGTGAGATGACCGGCGATTTCATTCACACGATCATGGAAGACGTGGCCGACAACATCTTCAACCCGGATCCCTATTATCAGCAGGGCGGCGACATGGTGCGCATGGGCGGGCTTGGCTATCGCATCGATGTGACCAAACCGCAGGGCGAGAGGATTTCGGATCTTACGCTGCTGAAGACCGGGGAAACGCTCGATCCGGCCAAATCCTATGTGGTGGCGGGCTGGGCCTCGGTCAATGAGGACACCGAAGGGCCGCAGATCTGGGATGTGGTGGAAAGCCATATCCGCGCGCAGGGGACGGTGCGTCTGTCCCCCAACACTTCGGTCGAGGTGGTCGGCGCCTGA
- the soxX gene encoding sulfur oxidation c-type cytochrome SoxX gives MKRIAPIFVALGLVAGAAGAEISPGDVQFEEGAVAQSLTGTPGDAVEGRRIMTTKSLGNCVSCHAADAYADVPFHGEVGPWLDGAGSRWSEAELRGLVVNAKHTFEGTVMPAFYKTSGYIRPGDAYTGKAAPADLPPILSAQQIEDVVAYLMTLKDE, from the coding sequence ATGAAACGCATCGCACCAATCTTTGTTGCGCTTGGCCTTGTGGCCGGTGCTGCAGGCGCCGAAATCTCGCCGGGCGATGTCCAGTTCGAGGAGGGCGCAGTCGCGCAATCCTTGACGGGCACGCCGGGGGATGCCGTGGAAGGGCGCCGGATCATGACCACCAAGTCCTTGGGCAACTGCGTGTCCTGCCACGCCGCCGACGCCTATGCCGACGTGCCGTTTCACGGAGAGGTCGGGCCTTGGCTCGATGGGGCCGGTTCGCGCTGGAGTGAGGCGGAGCTGCGCGGTCTGGTGGTCAATGCCAAACACACCTTTGAGGGCACGGTGATGCCGGCCTTTTATAAGACCTCCGGCTATATCCGCCCCGGCGATGCTTACACCGGCAAGGCTGCGCCTGCCGATTTGCCGCCGATCCTGTCTGCCCAGCAGATCGAGGATGTGGTCGCCTACCTGATGACGCTGAAAGACGAATGA
- the soxC gene encoding sulfite dehydrogenase, whose amino-acid sequence MSETPKDLSPSRRAFLRGAAATGAGLAAGQVAAQSAPDPLITEKQDWAMATGAGVDETPYGLPIKFEDDVIRRNVPWLTADPISSINFTPIHALDGTITPQGCAFERHHSGAIELRKEDYRLMINGLVDTPLVFTYADLERFPRVNRTFFLECAANTGMEWAGAQLNGAQFTHGMIHNMEYTGVTLRTLLEQAGLGAAGDLSDKWVYVEGADASSNGRSIPMDKALDDVLVAFKANGEALRMEHGYPVRLVVPGWEGNMWVKWLRRIEVTAQAVQSREETSKYTDTLADGTSRKWTWVMDAKSVVTSPSPQSPITHGPGPLVITGLAWSGRGAITGVDVSIDGGKSWHKARLANPGQPMALTRFYLDTTWDGSEMLLQSRAHDETGYVQPSKAQLREVRGENSVYHNNCIQTWHVKTTGEAENVEVSS is encoded by the coding sequence ATGAGCGAGACCCCCAAGGATCTCAGCCCCTCGCGCCGCGCGTTCCTGCGCGGTGCTGCAGCCACGGGTGCGGGGCTGGCAGCCGGGCAGGTGGCGGCCCAGTCGGCACCCGATCCGTTGATCACCGAAAAACAGGATTGGGCCATGGCGACCGGCGCGGGGGTGGATGAAACGCCCTACGGTCTGCCGATCAAATTCGAAGACGACGTCATTCGCCGCAATGTGCCATGGCTGACGGCGGATCCGATTTCGTCGATCAATTTCACACCGATCCACGCGCTGGACGGCACCATCACGCCGCAGGGCTGCGCGTTCGAGCGGCACCATTCCGGCGCGATTGAGCTGCGCAAGGAAGACTATCGTCTGATGATCAACGGGCTGGTGGATACGCCGCTGGTCTTTACCTACGCGGACCTCGAACGCTTTCCGCGTGTGAATCGCACTTTCTTTCTGGAATGCGCGGCCAACACGGGGATGGAATGGGCGGGCGCGCAGCTCAATGGGGCGCAGTTCACCCACGGCATGATCCACAACATGGAATACACAGGCGTCACCTTGCGCACGCTTCTGGAACAAGCGGGGCTCGGGGCGGCGGGCGATCTGTCGGACAAGTGGGTCTATGTCGAAGGAGCGGATGCCTCCTCGAACGGGCGCTCGATCCCGATGGACAAGGCGCTGGATGACGTGCTGGTGGCCTTCAAGGCCAATGGCGAGGCGCTGCGCATGGAACATGGCTATCCGGTGCGCTTGGTGGTGCCCGGCTGGGAAGGCAACATGTGGGTCAAATGGCTGCGTAGGATCGAAGTCACCGCGCAGGCCGTGCAATCGCGCGAAGAGACCTCGAAATACACCGACACGCTTGCCGATGGGACATCGCGCAAATGGACGTGGGTCATGGATGCAAAATCCGTTGTGACCTCGCCCAGCCCGCAATCGCCGATCACCCATGGCCCGGGACCACTGGTGATTACGGGTCTCGCCTGGTCGGGACGCGGGGCGATCACCGGGGTAGATGTGTCCATTGATGGTGGCAAAAGCTGGCACAAGGCACGGCTGGCCAATCCGGGCCAACCCATGGCGCTGACCCGTTTCTATCTGGACACGACATGGGACGGCTCAGAGATGCTGCTGCAATCGCGGGCGCATGACGAGACCGGCTATGTGCAGCCCAGCAAGGCGCAACTGCGTGAGGTGAGAGGCGAAAACTCTGTCTATCACAACAACTGTATCCAGACATGGCATGTCAAAACGACCGGGGAGGCAGAGAATGTCGAAGTTTCTTCCTAA
- the soxA gene encoding sulfur oxidation c-type cytochrome SoxA translates to MKIKTSFTLVTAMAMLAVAGPAAADEDAELVINGEIEIVTKTEAPAHLEDHLDEILSGWRFRSDETQAMEMDDFDNPGMLGAEEGLSQFSTAMGSEGKSCADCHDGPESLSTVRATYPKWNDDAGEVRTIQMQINDCLTNQMGAEAEKYDSTKMLNFEALLASVARGTPVNVAIDGPAAETWEKGREMYYTRYGQLELSCANCHEQNYGNMIRADHLSQGQVNGFPTYRLKNAKLNGIHSRFKGCIRDTRAETFAPGSPEFVALELYVASRGNGLSVEGPSVRN, encoded by the coding sequence ATGAAGATCAAGACGAGCTTCACTTTGGTCACGGCGATGGCCATGTTGGCCGTGGCCGGACCGGCTGCAGCGGATGAGGATGCGGAACTGGTCATCAACGGTGAGATCGAAATCGTTACCAAGACCGAGGCCCCGGCCCATCTCGAAGACCACCTTGACGAGATCCTGTCAGGCTGGCGCTTCCGGTCCGATGAAACCCAGGCCATGGAAATGGACGACTTCGACAATCCGGGGATGCTCGGAGCGGAAGAGGGGCTGAGCCAGTTCAGCACAGCCATGGGGTCAGAGGGCAAATCCTGCGCGGATTGTCACGACGGTCCGGAAAGCCTGTCGACCGTGCGTGCGACCTATCCCAAATGGAATGACGACGCCGGTGAGGTGCGCACCATCCAGATGCAGATCAACGACTGTCTGACCAATCAGATGGGTGCAGAGGCCGAGAAATACGACAGTACGAAGATGCTGAACTTCGAGGCGCTGCTGGCATCTGTGGCGCGTGGCACCCCGGTCAATGTTGCCATTGACGGCCCGGCGGCGGAGACCTGGGAAAAAGGGCGCGAGATGTATTACACGCGCTATGGGCAACTGGAGCTGTCCTGCGCCAACTGCCATGAACAGAACTACGGCAATATGATCCGCGCCGACCATCTGTCACAGGGGCAGGTGAACGGTTTCCCGACCTATCGTCTGAAAAATGCCAAGCTGAACGGCATCCACAGCCGCTTCAAGGGCTGCATTCGCGACACGCGCGCGGAAACCTTTGCCCCCGGTTCGCCGGAATTCGTTGCACTGGAACTCTATGTGGCATCGCGTGGCAACGGCCTGTCGGTCGAAGGCCCCTCGGTCCGCAACTGA
- the soxY gene encoding thiosulfate oxidation carrier protein SoxY: MNLTRRDALALGLGATAASLLPFRASAAADDAIAAFTGGAEAGEGDLTLTAPEIAENGNTVPVSVDAPGAVAVALFATGNPTPGVATFTFGPLAGSQSASTRIRLAGTQDVVAVAKMADGSFIKASSVVKVTIGGCGG; this comes from the coding sequence ATGAACCTGACACGACGTGACGCATTGGCGCTGGGCCTGGGGGCGACCGCCGCCTCGCTCTTGCCGTTTCGCGCCAGTGCCGCAGCCGATGATGCGATTGCCGCTTTCACGGGCGGGGCAGAGGCAGGCGAAGGGGATCTGACCCTGACCGCGCCGGAGATTGCCGAGAACGGCAACACGGTTCCGGTTTCGGTCGACGCCCCCGGCGCCGTGGCCGTCGCCCTGTTTGCGACCGGCAACCCGACCCCCGGTGTCGCCACTTTCACCTTTGGTCCGCTGGCAGGCAGCCAGTCGGCCTCCACCCGCATCCGTCTGGCCGGCACGCAAGATGTCGTGGCCGTCGCGAAAATGGCGGACGGCAGCTTCATCAAGGCATCTTCCGTGGTCAAGGTGACCATCGGCGGCTGCGGCGGCTGA
- a CDS encoding heme-binding protein produces the protein MKNHMFALAFACALATPALVPATAQDSDDAFVSFKVLKPEIAQTAAMAAMENCRAAGYQVGVMVVDRFGLPQAYIRDRYAGLHVFETARRKAWTAVSFRTDTLSLGEQTAPGEISAGIRELSEPLALGGGLVIEAAGSIVAGIGVSGAPGPDLDADCAQAGIDAIMDDIAF, from the coding sequence ATGAAAAATCATATGTTTGCGCTAGCATTTGCCTGCGCCCTGGCGACGCCAGCTTTGGTCCCGGCCACGGCCCAGGACAGCGACGATGCCTTTGTCAGCTTCAAGGTTCTCAAGCCAGAAATCGCCCAGACCGCCGCAATGGCCGCGATGGAAAACTGTAGAGCCGCAGGCTATCAGGTCGGGGTCATGGTGGTCGATCGCTTCGGCCTGCCACAGGCCTATATCCGCGACCGCTATGCCGGTCTGCACGTCTTTGAAACCGCGCGCCGTAAAGCCTGGACTGCCGTTTCATTCCGCACCGATACACTGTCTTTGGGCGAACAAACCGCCCCCGGCGAAATCAGCGCCGGCATTCGTGAACTCAGCGAACCGCTTGCCCTTGGAGGTGGACTTGTGATTGAAGCAGCAGGGTCTATAGTGGCGGGCATCGGTGTCTCCGGCGCGCCTGGCCCCGATCTGGATGCAGACTGCGCACAGGCAGGCATCGACGCCATTATGGACGACATCGCTTTCTGA
- a CDS encoding metalloregulator ArsR/SmtB family transcription factor: MSEDDMDAMMASACDASQLLKALSHEGRLMILCHLVTGEKSVTELEELLSARQAAVSQQLARLRLEGLVTPRRDGKAIYYSLTDDRPKRILEVIYDMFCSVDQGPA; the protein is encoded by the coding sequence ATGTCCGAAGACGACATGGACGCCATGATGGCCAGCGCCTGCGACGCGTCGCAGTTGCTGAAAGCCCTGTCTCATGAAGGCCGACTGATGATCCTGTGCCATCTGGTGACCGGCGAGAAATCCGTGACCGAGCTGGAGGAACTTCTCTCCGCGCGCCAGGCCGCTGTCAGCCAGCAACTGGCGCGCCTGCGGCTCGAAGGACTGGTCACACCGCGCCGGGATGGCAAGGCGATTTACTACTCCTTGACGGATGACCGTCCCAAACGCATCCTTGAAGTGATCTACGACATGTTCTGTTCGGTGGATCAGGGACCCGCGTAA
- a CDS encoding cytochrome c biogenesis protein CcdA, which produces MLDVTFISALLGGLVVFFSPCILPIVPFYLSYMAGTSMGEINEAGELAPGVRRRAVMSSILFSLGIITVFVLLGAAAFSVSQAFRSHQDWFRIGSAVLVLILGLHFLGVFRLGFLDRQFQVQAGDTKNMTLWSSYLVGLAFAAGWTPCVGGVLVGVMMMASNEATATRGLLLMLVFGVGMTAPFVIAAFFIKPFLRFVAKFRRHLPKVEKVMGLFLILFAILIVTNSVNVIAAWMLEAFPGFAKIGSQGSL; this is translated from the coding sequence ATGCTTGATGTCACTTTTATCTCCGCCCTTCTGGGTGGGCTCGTGGTGTTTTTTTCGCCATGTATTTTGCCGATCGTTCCCTTTTATCTAAGTTACATGGCCGGAACGTCCATGGGGGAGATCAATGAGGCGGGCGAATTGGCGCCGGGCGTGCGACGACGCGCAGTAATGTCCTCGATCCTGTTTTCGCTGGGTATCATTACGGTGTTCGTGTTGCTGGGCGCTGCGGCTTTTTCCGTGTCGCAGGCTTTTCGCAGTCACCAGGACTGGTTCCGGATCGGCAGTGCCGTTTTGGTTCTGATTCTCGGCCTGCATTTTTTGGGCGTCTTTCGCCTCGGCTTTCTCGATCGCCAGTTTCAGGTTCAGGCGGGCGACACGAAGAACATGACGCTCTGGTCGTCCTATCTTGTCGGCCTGGCCTTTGCGGCGGGCTGGACGCCCTGTGTGGGCGGCGTGCTGGTCGGGGTGATGATGATGGCCTCGAATGAGGCCACCGCCACGCGCGGGCTGCTTTTGATGCTGGTATTCGGGGTCGGGATGACCGCGCCCTTTGTTATCGCGGCCTTTTTCATCAAGCCGTTCCTGCGCTTTGTCGCAAAATTCCGCCGCCATCTGCCGAAAGTTGAAAAGGTGATGGGGTTGTTTCTGATCCTGTTCGCGATTCTGATCGTCACCAACTCGGTGAATGTGATCGCTGCATGGATGCTGGAAGCGTTTCCGGGGTTTGCCAAAATCGGATCGCAGGGCAGCTTGTAA
- a CDS encoding thioredoxin family protein, whose product MAGLTASFAAGLAAAVGAVELGDDGLHKTSWQRETFKDLREDLAEANAEGKRLLVMVEQRGCIYCTKMHEEVYPDPEITRMIEENFFVIQINMFGDVEVTDFDGEVLPEKDMVQKWGALFTPTNLYFPEEVPEDVSAKEAAVVTVPGAFGRLTTYNMMQWVLDHGYEGDEPFQKYHARQVVAQQEQGKLDVSE is encoded by the coding sequence ATGGCCGGTCTGACGGCGAGTTTCGCCGCCGGTCTGGCCGCTGCAGTTGGGGCGGTTGAATTGGGCGATGACGGTTTGCATAAGACATCGTGGCAACGCGAGACCTTCAAGGATTTGCGCGAAGATCTGGCCGAGGCCAATGCCGAGGGCAAGCGGCTGCTGGTCATGGTCGAGCAACGGGGCTGCATCTATTGCACCAAGATGCACGAAGAAGTTTACCCCGACCCAGAGATCACCCGAATGATCGAAGAGAACTTCTTTGTCATTCAGATCAACATGTTCGGGGACGTCGAGGTGACGGATTTCGATGGGGAGGTTCTGCCTGAAAAGGACATGGTGCAGAAATGGGGGGCGTTGTTCACGCCGACGAATCTGTATTTCCCCGAAGAGGTGCCCGAAGACGTCTCGGCCAAAGAGGCCGCCGTTGTTACTGTGCCGGGGGCTTTTGGCCGACTGACAACCTATAACATGATGCAATGGGTTCTGGATCACGGCTATGAAGGCGACGAGCCGTTTCAGAAATATCATGCGCGTCAGGTTGTGGCCCAGCAAGAGCAGGGCAAACTCGACGTGAGTGAATAA